Proteins encoded within one genomic window of Lynx canadensis isolate LIC74 chromosome B2, mLynCan4.pri.v2, whole genome shotgun sequence:
- the TUBB2B gene encoding tubulin beta-2B chain, producing the protein MREIVHIQAGQCGNQIGAKFWEVISDEHGIDPTGSYHGDSDLQLERINVYYNEATGNKYVPRAILVDLEPGTMDSVRSGPFGQIFRPDNFVFGQSGAGNNWAKGHYTEGAELVDSVLDVVRKESESCDCLQGFQLTHSLGGGTGSGMGTLLISKIREEYPDRIMNTFSVMPSPKVSDTVVEPYNATLSVHQLVENTDETYCIDNEALYDICFRTLKLTTPTYGDLNHLVSATMSGVTTCLRFPGQLNADLRKLAVNMVPFPRLHFFMPGFAPLTSRGSQQYRALTVPELTQQMFDSKNMMAACDPRHGRYLTVAAIFRGRMSMKEVDEQMLNVQNKNSSYFVEWIPNNVKTAVCDIPPRGLKMSATFIGNSTAIQELFKRISEQFTAMFRRKAFLHWYTGEGMDEMEFTEAESNMNDLVSEYQQYQDATADEQGEFEEEEGEDEA; encoded by the exons ATGCGTGAGATCGTGCACATCCAGGCGGGCCAGTGTGGCAACCAGATCGGCGCCAAG TTTTGGGAGGTCATCAGTGATGAGCATGGGATCGACCCCACTGGCAGTTACCATGGAGACAGTGACTTGCAGCTGGAGAGAATCAATGTGTACTACAACGAAGCCACTG GTAACAAATACGTACCTCGGGCCATCCTGGTGGATCTGGAGCCAGGCACCATGGACTCGGTCAGGTCTGGACCATTCGGCCAGATCTTCAGGCCAGACAACTTCGTGTTCG GCCAGAGCGGTGCTGGAAACAACTGGGCAAAGGGCCACTACACAGAGGGAGCCGAGCTGGTCGACTCGGTCCTGGACGTGGTGAGGAAGGAATCAGAAAGCTGTGACTGTCTGCAGGGCTTCCAGCTGACCCACTCGCTGGGGGGCGGCACAGGGTCCGGGATGGGCACCCTGCTCATCAGCAAGATCCGGGAGGAGTACCCCGACCGCATCATGAACACCTTCAGCGTCATGCCCTCGCCCAAGGTGTCAGACACGGTGGTCGAGCCCTACAACGCCACCCTGTCGGTGCACCAGCTGGTGGAAAACACAGATGAAACCTACTGCATCGACAACGAGGCGCTGTACGACATCTGCTTCCGCACCCTGAAACTGACCACCCCCACGTACGGCGACCTCAACCACCTGGTGTCGGCCACCATGAGCGGGGTGACCACCTGCCTGCGCTTCCCGGGCCAGCTGAACGCCGACCTGCGCAAGCTGGCCGTGAACATGGTGCCCTTCCCGCGCCTGCACTTCTTCATGCCCGGCTTCGCGCCGCTCACCAGCCGGGGCAGCCAGCAGTACCGCGCGCTGACGGTGCCCGAGCTGACCCAGCAGATGTTCGACTCCAAGAACATGATGGCCGCGTGCGACCCGCGCCACGGCCGCTACCTGACCGTGGCTGCCATCTTCCGCGGCCGCATGTCCATGAAGGAGGTGGACGAGCAGATGCTCAACGTGCAGAACAAGAACAGCAGCTACTTCGTCGAGTGGATCCCCAACAACGTGAAGACGGCCGTGTGCGACATCCCGCCGCGCGGCCTCAAGATGTCGGCCACCTTCATCGGCAACAGCACGGCCATCCAGGAGCTGTTCAAGCGCATCTCGGAGCAGTTCACGGCCATGTTCCGGCGCAAGGCCTTCCTGCACTGGTACACGGGCGAGGGCATGGATGAGATGGAGTTCACCGAGGCCGAGAGCAACATGAACGACCTGGTGTCCGAGTACCAGCAGTACCAGGACGCCACGGCCGACGAGCAGGGCGAGttcgaggaggaggagggcgaggaCGAGGCTTAA